A single genomic interval of Pseudomonadota bacterium harbors:
- a CDS encoding DUF4097 family beta strand repeat-containing protein: protein MSQTRNSLSLAKALLCASLASAATVPAVADTTVEREFALADGGHLKIINVQGKIEVRAWSRQEVRLVAELEGDPESLIVKHDEDHAEIRVEADKRWYGRSDSRDADLRIDVPENVRLEISSVSADVSVDGHHGDQRVQSVSGDIDVDSASRDVQLETVSGDIEFDGNGAEGRFYVNAVSGDAEVLEVNGEVRVSTISGDARVRSEVLDEAKLESVSGEITLYGHLRDRARLRAGSVSGEVTLHLCKRENVEFDLESFSGDIVDRVTRQRPKEEGWGPGSRLRFREGDGSVRVAVNTMSGSIDIRDCD, encoded by the coding sequence ATGAGCCAGACGCGTAACTCCCTGTCACTGGCCAAGGCGCTCCTGTGCGCCTCGCTGGCGAGCGCAGCCACGGTGCCAGCGGTCGCGGATACCACCGTGGAGCGAGAGTTTGCCCTAGCCGATGGTGGCCACCTCAAGATCATCAACGTGCAGGGCAAGATCGAGGTGCGCGCCTGGTCGCGCCAGGAGGTTCGCCTGGTAGCCGAGCTCGAGGGCGATCCCGAATCGCTCATCGTGAAACACGACGAGGACCATGCGGAGATTCGCGTCGAGGCAGACAAACGCTGGTATGGGCGCAGCGACAGCCGTGATGCGGATCTGAGGATCGATGTCCCAGAGAACGTCCGCCTCGAGATCTCAAGCGTTAGTGCGGACGTGTCCGTAGATGGGCACCACGGAGACCAGCGCGTTCAGAGCGTTAGCGGGGACATCGACGTCGACAGCGCTAGCCGCGACGTGCAACTGGAAACGGTATCCGGTGACATCGAGTTCGACGGCAACGGTGCTGAAGGCCGCTTTTACGTGAACGCGGTTAGCGGCGATGCGGAGGTGCTAGAGGTCAACGGCGAGGTGCGCGTGAGTACGATCTCCGGCGATGCTCGCGTACGCAGCGAAGTGCTGGATGAGGCGAAGCTCGAGAGCGTATCCGGCGAGATCACCCTGTACGGCCACCTCCGCGATCGCGCCCGCCTGCGGGCCGGGTCCGTCTCCGGCGAGGTGACCCTGCACCTGTGTAAGCGTGAGAACGTCGAATTCGACCTGGAGTCCTTCTCCGGCGACATCGTGGACCGGGTCACGCGTCAGCGCCCTAAGGAAGAGGGCTGGGGCCCCGGCTCACGACTACGATTTCGCGAAGGGGACGGCAGCGTACGGGTTGCTGTGAACACGATGAGCGGCAGCATCGACATACGCGACTGCGACTGA
- a CDS encoding sigma-70 family RNA polymerase sigma factor: METMTATVIDIRANQSEDERSDEQLVGLARAGDTQAFETLYRRHNGRLYAVCLRLTADAAAAEDCVQEAFVNAWNALASFAGDSRFSTWLHRIAVNQALGLKRKWKRRSAHLKLVSAHSDEDGENIDPLDRVAAPAPDNAAQLDLEQAIAELPEQARKVFVLVSLHGYTHEEAGDALGVAAGTSKAQLHRARQLLKQRLVR; the protein is encoded by the coding sequence ATGGAAACTATGACGGCAACGGTGATCGACATCCGAGCGAACCAATCCGAGGACGAGCGGAGCGACGAGCAGCTGGTGGGCCTCGCCCGCGCCGGCGACACGCAAGCCTTCGAAACCCTCTATCGGCGGCATAACGGCCGGCTCTACGCCGTATGCCTGCGCCTGACGGCAGATGCAGCCGCGGCAGAGGACTGCGTGCAGGAGGCCTTCGTGAATGCCTGGAACGCCCTCGCGAGCTTCGCTGGTGATAGCCGCTTCAGCACCTGGCTCCATCGTATCGCGGTCAATCAGGCCCTAGGCCTGAAGCGCAAGTGGAAACGTCGCAGCGCCCACTTGAAACTAGTGAGTGCACACAGCGACGAGGACGGCGAGAACATCGATCCGTTGGATCGCGTGGCCGCGCCAGCACCGGACAACGCCGCGCAGCTCGATCTGGAACAGGCAATCGCGGAGCTTCCGGAACAGGCGCGCAAGGTATTTGTGCTGGTGTCCTTGCACGGCTATACGCACGAGGAGGCAGGTGATGCCCTCGGCGTTGCCGCAGGCACCAGCAAGGCGCAGCTACACCGGGCACGCCAGCTGCTCAAGCAGCGTCTCGTGCGCTGA
- the rpmB gene encoding 50S ribosomal protein L28: MSRVCMVTGKGPATGNNVSHANNKTRRRFLPNLHDHRFWVESEKRFVKLRVSTHGMRIIDKRGIEAVLKDLRAAGHKI, encoded by the coding sequence ATGTCTAGGGTATGCATGGTCACGGGCAAGGGTCCGGCGACCGGTAACAACGTATCGCACGCCAACAACAAGACCCGCCGTCGGTTTCTGCCGAACCTTCACGACCACCGCTTCTGGGTGGAGAGCGAGAAGCGCTTCGTGAAGCTCCGCGTGTCCACGCACGGTATGCGCATTATCGATAAGCGCGGCATCGAAGCAGTCCTCAAGGACCTGCGCGCTGCCGGCCACAAAATCTGA
- the coaBC gene encoding bifunctional phosphopantothenoylcysteine decarboxylase/phosphopantothenate--cysteine ligase CoaBC, whose protein sequence is MAAAGKLEGKRVLVGVSGGIAAYKSALLVRRLREQGAEVQVVMTAGAAQFITPLTLQALSGNPVRDALWDEAAEAAMGHIELARWADLVLIAPATAHLVGRLAHGLADDLLCTVCLATEAPVVLAPAMNRVMWQHPATEANCQVLAQRGVALLGPGEGSQACGEEGAGRMLEPEEIVTAITGQAGPFAASGDRELGGLRVLLTAGPTREALDPVRFLSNRSSGKMGYAVAQAAAEAGAEVTLVSGPTHLGTPSGVTQVDVESARSMHDAVMARASTAHIFIGTAAVADYECREPAEHKLKKAQLGDLMVLELHPAPDILAAVAALAEPPFTVGFAAETRDLERNARAKLERKRLDMIAGNVVGAARAFDCADNEITVFWVDGSRPLGHLPKLDLARSLVAVIGERYRATRG, encoded by the coding sequence TTGGCCGCAGCCGGCAAGCTAGAGGGTAAGCGCGTCCTGGTGGGCGTGAGCGGGGGAATCGCGGCGTACAAGAGTGCGCTGCTCGTGCGACGTTTGCGTGAGCAGGGCGCCGAGGTGCAGGTGGTGATGACCGCCGGCGCCGCACAGTTCATCACGCCCCTGACCCTGCAGGCGCTCTCCGGTAATCCCGTCCGCGACGCCCTATGGGATGAGGCGGCGGAGGCTGCCATGGGCCACATCGAGCTCGCCCGCTGGGCGGATCTGGTGCTGATCGCGCCCGCCACCGCCCACCTGGTTGGTCGCTTGGCGCACGGGCTGGCAGACGACCTGCTCTGCACCGTGTGCTTGGCGACGGAGGCGCCTGTGGTGCTGGCGCCAGCGATGAATCGCGTGATGTGGCAGCACCCAGCCACCGAAGCCAACTGCCAGGTGCTGGCGCAACGCGGGGTCGCCCTGTTGGGTCCGGGGGAAGGCTCCCAAGCCTGCGGTGAGGAGGGTGCCGGGCGGATGCTCGAGCCGGAGGAGATCGTCACCGCAATCACCGGCCAGGCCGGACCATTTGCGGCCTCAGGCGACAGAGAACTAGGCGGTCTGCGCGTGCTACTGACGGCGGGTCCGACGCGAGAAGCTCTAGATCCCGTGCGCTTTCTCAGCAACCGAAGTTCGGGAAAGATGGGCTACGCCGTGGCGCAGGCGGCGGCGGAGGCGGGCGCGGAGGTAACGCTTGTCAGCGGCCCCACTCACTTGGGGACGCCGTCAGGTGTGACCCAGGTGGATGTGGAGAGCGCGCGCAGCATGCACGATGCGGTCATGGCCAGGGCGTCGACGGCGCATATCTTCATCGGCACGGCGGCGGTGGCGGACTACGAATGTCGTGAGCCTGCCGAGCACAAGCTGAAGAAGGCGCAGCTGGGAGATCTTATGGTGCTCGAGCTGCATCCTGCACCTGACATTCTCGCGGCAGTAGCAGCCCTGGCGGAGCCACCGTTCACGGTGGGCTTTGCTGCAGAGACCCGCGACCTAGAACGCAATGCGCGCGCTAAGCTGGAACGCAAGAGGTTGGACATGATCGCGGGTAACGTGGTCGGCGCCGCGCGCGCCTTTGACTGTGCAGACAACGAGATCACCGTGTTTTGGGTCGACGGAAGCCGCCCCCTCGGCCATCTCCCTAAGCTCGACTTAGCCCGCTCCCTGGTGGCGGTGATCGGCGAACGCTACCGAGCGACGAGAGGATAG
- the dut gene encoding dUTP diphosphatase — MPDEQRSIALKVLDPRLREFGVPELATNGAAGLDVRACIEQPLKLESGATELIPTGFALHIADPSLAAVLLPRSGIGHKQGLVLGNLTGLIDSDYQGQVYVSMWNRGRFAREITPGMRIAQMVFVPVVQVRFEEVGSFEASDRGEGGFGHSGTA; from the coding sequence ATGCCTGATGAGCAACGTTCGATCGCGCTGAAGGTGCTGGACCCCCGACTGCGGGAGTTCGGCGTGCCTGAGTTGGCCACCAACGGAGCGGCAGGTCTGGACGTGCGTGCTTGTATCGAACAGCCGCTGAAGCTGGAGTCCGGGGCGACGGAACTCATCCCCACAGGGTTTGCGCTGCACATTGCCGACCCATCGCTCGCGGCGGTGCTCCTGCCGCGGTCGGGGATCGGTCACAAGCAGGGCCTTGTACTCGGCAACCTCACCGGACTGATCGACTCCGATTACCAAGGGCAGGTCTACGTGTCCATGTGGAATCGCGGTCGCTTCGCTCGCGAGATCACACCGGGCATGCGGATTGCGCAGATGGTGTTCGTGCCGGTGGTGCAGGTGCGCTTTGAAGAAGTGGGCAGCTTCGAGGCTAGCGACCGCGGAGAAGGCGGCTTCGGGCATTCAGGGACGGC
- the radC gene encoding DNA repair protein RadC produces the protein MILPPPRERPRERLLQLGPRAMSSVELLAIVLRHGNRQQSAYEIASALLAQFGSVRGLFNASREQVCAVAGVGSARFAELQAAVELVRRHLEEGLDRRDAFDTPHAASQFLRARLRDLPHEVFCCFYLDNRNRLICFEELFRGTLDGASVHPREVVRQALAHNAAAMIVAHNHPSGMAEPSHADQAITRRLRDALALVEVRLLDHLVVGDEECTSLAERGLL, from the coding sequence TTGATCCTTCCACCACCCCGTGAACGCCCCCGCGAGCGCTTGCTACAGCTTGGCCCACGCGCGATGTCCAGCGTGGAACTGCTGGCGATCGTCCTGCGCCATGGCAATCGCCAGCAATCCGCCTACGAGATCGCTAGCGCGCTGCTAGCGCAGTTTGGCAGCGTCCGAGGCTTATTCAACGCGAGTCGTGAACAAGTGTGTGCCGTGGCCGGCGTCGGCAGCGCTCGGTTCGCCGAGCTGCAGGCGGCAGTGGAGTTGGTGCGGCGTCACTTGGAGGAAGGCCTGGATCGTCGCGACGCCTTCGACACGCCGCACGCCGCCAGCCAGTTTTTGCGTGCCCGCCTGAGAGACCTGCCGCACGAGGTGTTCTGTTGCTTCTACCTAGATAACCGCAATCGCCTCATCTGCTTCGAGGAGCTCTTCCGGGGCACGCTCGATGGGGCGAGCGTGCATCCACGTGAAGTCGTGCGTCAGGCCCTAGCACACAATGCTGCTGCGATGATTGTTGCTCACAACCACCCGAGCGGCATGGCCGAGCCCAGCCATGCGGATCAGGCCATTACGCGACGGCTTCGCGACGCGCTGGCATTGGTCGAGGTGAGGTTGCTCGATCATCTGGTTGTGGGAGACGAGGAGTGCACATCGCTCGCCGAGCGCGGGTTACTATGA